In Coleofasciculus sp. FACHB-T130, the sequence GTAAACTCGCTGAAGTCCTTCAAACTTATCTGCCGACTCTTACAGGAATTCTGGGCATTTAGACAGTGTAGGAGTTCACTTCAGTTTTTGATTCATTAGATAGGCAACTTCAAAGATGCGATCGCACTCCCCACCGAATCAAGAGCGCGATCGCTCTTTTAGTCTATCCCTCTGGGTGGAGAGGACAGCCCGAAACAGTCTTGGTATCCTAGAAAGCGAATGGCTGAAACTCAAGAGGATCGCGCTAGAAAGACAAAAGCGAAACGAGCGGCTGTTCAATTGGTTTAAACATATAAAAACTAAACTTCCAGATTTCTTTATAAATATTTAAACTTTAGAAAATTATCTACTTTAGTTTGGAGGTAAAATGAGTATTTCTTGCAGCAGTTCGCTCGGATGGTAGAGGGACTTTTGTATCCTATGCCCCTAAACTAGAACCGTCAGATGATATAGTTATCCTCTTATGTTGTCCTGTCAGCACCCCCTTCTTCGTGTTCTTGTTGTTGATGACCACGAGCTAACTCGTTTTAGCCTGAAATTAGCATTCCAGAGTCAGGCAAACATCGAGTTAGTTGGATTGGCTAGTAACGGTCAAGAAGCCGTTGAGATGGTCGAGCGTCACCACCCTGATGTGATTATTCTCGATCTACAAATGCCAGTATTAGACGGTTTGAGCGCATCTACCCAGATCAAGCACATCGATCCGCACGCTCAGATTATTGCCTATTCCTCAGTCGAAGACCCGCAGATTGAGGTGATGAGCCAAACCGCCAGAATTGATGCTTTTTGTAAAAAAGACACCGCTACTCAAGAGCTGATTGCTCTAGTCAAGCAGCTTGGGCAGCGGGCAGTCAGTCATTAGAAAGGGGCGCAAGTAGCGATCGGTGTCCTTGCCGTAGCCTCTTGGCTAGAGTTCAGCTCGGCAAGGCGTTAGTTTCTAGTTGGCATCTGCCTCTGGGAAGGTGCGCCGAAATTCATCAATCAGGTCATCAATTTCTTCGAGTGCCTGATTAACATCAATTCGTAGAGTTCCCAGGTTTGGTTCCTCCAGAAGCCTTACCAGTGACTCACGCTTGAGTTCAATCTGGCTAATCCATTGCTTGAGTGTTTGTGGGTCCATTGTTTGCTTCCTCTGTCGATTATTTATTTACAATAATTAATCCTAGCGAAGGAAAGGAGGACGTTTCGGATCGGTAGGCTTATTTTTAATCACTTCAGAAATAAACCGCTTCAGCGCCTTCTCTCGATTTTTCATAAAAGCCGACCAAAATCCTGGTTGAAACTCATCCATTGTTTTGGCTAAAGCCCAAACATCTACAGCCAAGATGTTATAAAGCGTTTCATCTTCCTGCTTCAGCGTTTTGAGTTGATCCAGGATGGCTTTACTCTTTTTTGTAGCCCCGGAATTGTCTTCTTGAATCATTTTATTATCTCGGTTATGAATTGATGGCGGCGGACAACAGCGACTTATTTTGATAATAGGGGTTCCTTTTGTAAACGCCCTGAGTTATGAATTACCGTTGGTTGATGGGCTACTTTACAGACTCTGCACTCATTCGTCAAGGGCTATCAAATTAGCGAGACTTCTTCAGCTTTGGGCTTCCCAATCGCTATCCAAAGCAAAGCACGTAGTTTTAACAAAAATTTCACCCATACTAGAGATGTTACCCAGTGCCAAGGATAATAAAGCTGAAGAGATTGTCAATTGGGTATCTTAATTAAAATGTTACGTCAAACTTCTTTGGGAACGTTGGGTTTAAGTGTCGGTGGCGTTTTATTTCTGGCGGGACTGGTTGCTTACGTTACCGACAACCCAACGCTGAATCTAGCCGGATTCTTCTATGGGGTTCCTCTGTTGCTGGGAGGGCTTGCCCTCAAAGCCTCAGAACTTACGCCTGTACCGTTCACCAAACCTACTTCCAAGGACATACTGGCACTCCGAGAACAGCAAGCCACCGCAACTCAAAACCAAATTCGTCTGGATGTCACCCGCTATCGCTACGGTCAAGATGCTCATCTCGATAGCTCTTTGAGCAGCTTGGGGCTGAGTCCAACCGATGAAGAAAGACCTGTGCTAACAGGATTACACGAAACTGCGATCGCTGGGGCTTACGCTTTAGTGTTGGAATTTGAGTCGCCGCTCATTCCTCTAGAGGTTTGGGAACAGAAGCGGGAGAAAATAGAAGGGTTTTTTGGCCCTGGTGTGCGCGTAATCGTGACTCAACCAGCTGAACAACGTGTTGATGTGGCGCTAACTGCTACACCCTAAACGTAGGGGCGGAGGGACTCCGCTCTTATTTTTCTAAACGCACGACATACCACTGTAAAAATTGTCCTGGCCCCATATCTAATTCGCAGGACGTTTCTAGCAGGTATTGAGCTTGAGCTTCTACTGAGGGAAATTTTTGCAAATCTGGCGGTAGGTTATCTTGACGAGTTGCCAAAATTGCCTTCAGTTTTTCTAACATTTCGGCGGGAGTGAGGAATTGCTCTGGTTGGTTGGGTTCCAGAACAACGAAGGCATCTTGTCGATACATCAAGGAATCTGGCATTTTGAGTTTTTTCCCAAAGAACACATCTTGCACAAGTGTATCGTCCTTGACGATAGCTAAAAAGATGACATTGTCCAATTAGGAGATGGTTTTTTCTAGAGGCAACTTACTGAGGGATTGTCTCTAAAATAAATAGTTTTTCAAGGTGCAACGCCAAAAAAATAGCCGCTGAGTGGAGGGTAGGATTCTACTGAAGACCACTCAGCGGTTAGATAACTAAATTAGGCTATTGTTTCTTACCCAGGCTCAAGACCCTTCAGGAGGGCAAGGGCAAGATTAGTTCACGCTAGCGTGGTTGGCTTCAGGAGTTGACTGACTCGTCAACTCTGGTGTCGTATTGGTGCTACCTAAATTGAGTTTGACGACGGTACGCCGCGCTTCCGTGACTTTCGGCAGGGTCAATGTCAGGATGCCATTCTGGAAGTCAGCCTTGGCTTGGTCGTTCTGAATGGGCACTGGTAGAGGAATCACCCGCTGGAAGCTACCATAGCGGAACTCGGAGCGGAAGAAGCCTTTTTCTTCGTTCTTCTTCTCAAAGCGATGTTCGCCGCTAATGGCGATCGCTTCACGAGTGATTTGGACATCAATGTCCTTGCCTTCTACGCCTGGAATTTCAGCCCGCAGGATCAGATGGTCTTCAGTGTCTTGGAGTTCAATGGCAGGCTTCCAAGTTGTGCTGTACTGGCGAGAAGCTACGCGATCGCTTCCGGCAAGTTCATCAAACATTTGATCCATTTGACGACGTAGAGTTTCCATTTCTTGGAAGGGTTGCCAACGAATCAGTGCCATAAAACAGTTACCTCCAATTTGCAGTGACTAAATGCTTGAATTGAAATTTGTTCAATGGGATGAAGCTTTTAGTTCCCACGTTTTTATAATGTCAAAACAGTCTGGTTACGTCAGTGAGGAAAACCGAATTGCCTTTTGGGGGATTTTCCCGACTTCTGGAAGAAGGCGAAAAAATAACCGCCTTGCTGATGCTCAGCGGTTGAGTGGTTAAACTAAGAAGTTTTCGCGGCTACGGATTAACCGAAAATTATCTGGATTAATCCCAGACGCTAGCCGGTTCAGCACTCTCAGTTGCTTCGGGCTTCTTCGTGTCAGCAACGGGTGCGTCAGTGACTTCTGGAGCCGCACTGGTGCTATCTGCTAGATTGAGCTTGACTACGCGATCGCGAACTGACTTTACTTTGGGCAGCGTCAGCATCAGGACACCATCCTTAAATTCAGACTGGACGCGGTCGTTCTCAATCGCAACAGGCAGAGAAATCACTCGCTGAAAGTTTCCGTAGCGGAACTCAGAACGGACGTAACCGCCTTCTTGTTCTTTCTTTTCGTAGCGGCGTTCGCCTGTAATCACGACCGCTTCACGAGAAATGCGGATATCAAGGTCTTTGGCTTCGATACCAGGAATTTGTGCCCGCAGAATTAGGCTGTCCTCTGTATCTTGCAGCTCAATCGCAGGCTTCCAGGTGATTGGAGCATCCCGATTAACAGTTGCCAGTTCGTCAAACATTCGATCCATTTGACGGCGCAGGGTTGCCATTTCTTGAAAAGGTTGCCAACGAATCAGTGTCATAGTCGATTCCCAAGGGTTAAAACTTCTCTGTGTCGAACGCTGGAATTGAATTTTGTTCAACTGAGTTAAGCCTTTCGTTCACACTTCTTTATGATGTCGAAGGCACCCCAGCTTTGCCGGTGAGGCAAACCGCCTTGAGACAGAGGGATTTCCCCGCCTTTGTCGGAAAGTCGCAATTAGGGGCAATCTATTACAGAGTTTGAAGTTCTGTGGCCTTTTGCAGAGGCGTCTATGCGCCTGCGGTAAACTAAGCCTTGATTCTAGTGTCATTAGTAGAGAACACTCAGAAAGGAGCCGTTTTTCGATGTCTCATACCGTTAAAATCTATGACACCTGCATTGGATGCACCCAATGCGTTCGCGCTTGCCCAACGGACGTCCTAGAGATGGTTCCCTGGGATGGCTGTAAAGCCCAACAGATTGCCTCATCTCCTCGGACTGAAGATTGTGTAGGTTGCAAGCGGTGCGAAACTGCCTGTCCTACCGACTTTTTGAGCATCCGAGTTTATTTGAGCAATGCTGAAACGACTCGCAGCATGGGCTTGGCATACTAACAAGCTGGCTTGAAAACACTTTTTATCATTCCGATTCCAAGGCATCGAGGGGGCAAATTGCTCCCTCTTTTTTGCGGAATAAGAGCGCGATCGCCCGTAACCAATACAATGTTGTTGACCTTGACGTTCCTGGGATAGCCCAGTAGTTTTTTAGTTTAAGTGTGAACAGGAGTGTTGTGATATATGTGCGGAATCGTTGGCTATATTGGCACTCAAGCGGCGACAGAGATTTTGCTGGCAGGCTTGGAGAAACTGGAGTATCGGGGCTACGATTCTGCCGGTATCGCCACAGTCTTGGAAGGTGATATCCATTGCGTGCGGGCAAAGGGCAAACTCTACAACCTGCGCGAAAAGCTACAACGAGAAGTTAATCCGGCGACGATTGGCATCGGACACACCCGTTGGGCGACTCACGGCAAGCCAGAAGAATACAACGCCCATCCCCACACGGATACGGCGAAGCGAATCGCGGTAGTCCAAAACGGGATTATTGAAAATTATCGGGAGTTGCGAGAAGAACTCAAAGCCAAGGGACACGAGTTTCGCTCAGATACCGATACTGAGGTGATTCCTCACTTAATCGCCGAATTAATGGCACAGCAAGCGCAGCAAGCAGCGGCGACAGCTCAACCGTTTCCGTTTTTAGAGGCGGTGCGGCAGGCGGTGACGAAAACGGGGACGGATACTGAGTTAATCCCCCAGTTAATCGCCGAACTAATGGCACAGCAAGTACATAACTCGGCTTCTACACCTCAACAGTTTCCGTTTTTAGAGGCAGTGCGGCAAGCGGTAACGAAGGCGGGAACAGACACGGAGGCAATCCCCCAATTAATGGCTGAAGTGATGACACAGCAGGTACACAACTCAGCTGTGACAAGTCAGCATTCTTCCTTTTTAGAAGCGGTACGGCAGGCGGTGAATAAACTGGAGGGAGCGTTTGCGATCGCAGTTATCTGTGCTGACTATCCCGATGAATTGATTGTGGCACGGCAACAAGCTCCCCTCACCATTGGTTTCGGTCAAGGAGAGTTTTTCTGCGCCTCTGATACTCCGGCCCTGGTTCCCCACACTCGTGCCGTCCTGACGCTGGAAAATGGCGAACTGGCAAGAATGACCCCGATTGGCGTTGAGGTGTACAATTTTGCTGGCGATAGGCTAAAGAAAAGTCCCCGGACTCTGAGTTGGAATCCCGTACAGGTGGAAAAACAGGGATTCAAACACTTTATGCTCAAGGAAATTTACGAGCAACCGGGAGTCGTTCGCGCTTGTTTAGAAGCTTACCTAAACGCAGACTGGAACGCCGACTCTGGTCAATCTCCCATTAAACTGAATTTACCAGCATCACTCTACGAAAATTTAGAACACATTCAAATTCTTGCCTGCGGCACCAGTTGGCACGCCGGACTGGTGGGTAAATACCTGCTGGAACAGTTAGCGGGAATTCCCACCATCGTGCAGTATGCCTCTGAGTTTCGCTATGCACCCGCGCCTCTCACTGCCAATACGCTGACTATTGGCGTGACCCAATCTGGGGAAACAGCGGATACGCTGGCGGCTTTGGCAATGGAATCCCAGCGTCGTGCCAGTCAGCCGCCCCAGTTTCAGACGCGATTGCTGGGGATTACCAATCGTCCTGAAAGCACTTTGGGGACGATGGTGCCCCAGATTATCGAAACCCACGCCGGAATTGAAATTGGAGTGGCGGCGACTAAAACCTTTGTTGCCCAGCTGATGGCGTTTTACTGTTTGGCACTGGATTTAGCTTATCGGCGTCAGACGGTATCGGCAATTCGGTTAGAGCAAATTTTAATTGGCTTGCGGCAGTTGCCAGCGCAGATTGAACTGATTTTAGAAAGTCAGGAGCGGTATATTGAACATCTGACTCACGATTTTGCCGAAACAAAAGATTTTATCTTTTTAGGACGGGGGATTAATTTCCCGATTGCTTTGGAAGGGGCGCTGAAATTGAAAGAAATCAGCTATATCCACGCCGAAGGTTATCCCGCTGGAGAGATGAAACACGGCCCGATTGCCCTGTTAGATGCGAAAGTTCCCGTAGTAGCGATCGCCATGCCGGGGACTGTCTACGAAAAAGTCCTCTCGAATGCCCAGGAAGCGAAGGCGCGGGATTCTCGCTTGATTGGCGTGACGCCGATGAATGACCCAGAAGCAGCGGAAACATTTGATGATTTGTTGCCCGTTCCTGCTGTGGAAGAGTTGCTTTCTCCGATCCTCACAGTAATTCCGTTGCAACTGTTGGCTTATCACATTGCAGCGCTTCGCGGCTTAGATGTAGATCAGCCTCGGAATTTGGCGAAATCCGTGACAGTTGAATAACCTGTTATAACGTTTCTTAGTCTTGTGTACAACAATAAAAAAGTCGTATAACAAATAAAAAAGTCATACGGCTTTTTTGTTATTGTACACTTCAGTGAGATCTCCATACTCATGATCCATACTGCTGGCATTGCCGAATTCTTCAGAAACGGAACTTGTACGTAGATAACATCAGGTTTACTAGACAGCCGTACTGCTAGGTGTTCAGTCGTACTACGAATGTATTGTCGATCGTACATTTAGGAAATCTGATAGATAACGCTAACTGAGTGCAGTAATCCGATGAAATCAACGAACAAAATTAAATACAAGTATGCTTATGGAGCAAAAAATCAAGTTCTCTACATTGGAGACTTGCAAAGGACAGAGGTCATTAAGAACAAAGCTTTCACCTGTATTTCTTGTGGAAATACACTAATTCCTAAACTAGGAGAGATTAGACAAAAACATTTTGCCCACAAGCATATTCAAAATTGTTCACAAGAAACATACCTACATAGGTTAGGAAAACTTATTTTTGCCCAAGAATATCAATCATGTTTGAATAAAAATGAACCTTTTTATATTGAGTTAAGAATAGACAGAAGATGTAACGCTTATGAGAAACAATTGGGGAGAATATGCCAGCTAAATACTATAAACAAAACTTTTGATTTGACCAAGAGATATATAAAGCTAGATTTGGAAACTAAAAATGATGAATTTATTCCTGATATTTTACTTAGTGATATATCAGAAACCAAAAATCTATTTATTGAAATAGCAGTTACTCATAAAATTACAGATAAAAAAGCACAATCTAAATTTCAAATTATTGAAATTGCCATTGAAAGCGAAGATGATATTCTCTTTATTAAGCAACATATTATCAGGCAGAGCAATCCAAAAATTAAGCTGGTGAATTTTGAAATAAAACCAGAACAAGGGGAAATTTGCGGTCGAAATTGCTCTGAAAGTATGGGTTTATTTATGGTTTACAAAAATGGGAAAAGTATCCTGACTTGGGGATCTTTATCAAAAGCTTATTCTATACTTGAAAAACATAAAAATATAATTTCATACTATAAAATCATTAGCCCTAATAAAGTCTATTTATCAAGTTATGAGTACAAGAGAAGTTTGGTTGACGCTTACAATGCAAAAATTGCTATTAAAAACTGTTTTTTATGCCGATATCACGGAGATAGCTGGTTTTATTCTAATGAAGAAGAACCTATATTTTGCAAATTTTTGAAGATTAAATGTAATTCAAACCACGCTTCAGAGTGCCAGTATTTTCGACCCGATCCTGAGTGCTTTCCGATGCAAATTTTTGAAGATTAAATGCAATTTAAACCACGCTTCAGAGTGCCAGTATTTCTGAGCCAAACCTAAGTTTTTTCATGAAATAATAAATTTTAATTAAAATTTTACCCTTTTTGCTTATAAGTCTAATTTGGGAAAAATCCTTGTTTTGTACCTAAACTTATCAATGGCTGAACTGTTGCCTGATAAGCCAATAAGCTTTGGCTGATGTTGTAAGGCTCTAATATCTTTCTGAGTGATTGACCTGCTTTTCCCATGATTCAATTATTACAAAGCTGGTATCCTCTAAGTTAACATTTGTGCTAACAAATCTTGCGTAGTCTTGTTATCATATAGCAGTCTTTTTCGGCTGTAACCACGAACGCTAACGTGGTTCATAAAAAAATCTAAATCATATAGGACTGCTGTACTCGCATAAGGTGATAACTTCATCGAATTATGAATAGTTACAAGCAACAGGTAATTGAATTTTACAATAGTAGAACTGCCTACGATTTCGAGGAAGGGACACGCCATCTACTTGAAGCCAATCTCCTACTTGAATTTGTCCCAATTCAGAAGGGAGATAAAATTCTTGATGTTGCCACTGGGACGGGTTTAGTAGCGATTCCTGCTGCTCAGAAAGTGGGTTCCGAAGGCAATGTCATTGGCATAGATATGTCTCCAGGAATGCTCCATCAAGCTAGAGTTAAAGTTGAAGCAGCTTGTTTACAAAACATTGAGTTGATTGAGGCGGATGCAGAATCCATCAACTTTGATGAGGGGAGTTTTGATGCTATCTTTTGCTGTGAGGCGATTGTACTTTTTACTGATATTGCTGCTAGTTTGCAAAAGTGGTATCGCTTCCTGAAAACAGGAGGATTTGTGGCATTTACCTGTCCTCCCGAAACAGCTTATCAGGGAGCTATTTATCAGAATATATGCGCTAGAGTATTGGGCATATCGCTGCCACACATCCTCGAAACACTCGGTACTCCAGAAAAGTGCCGCAATTTGCTACAACAGGCAGGTTTTAGAGATATCGAAATCAAAATTGAGCCTTCTGGACGGTATCGCCATCTAAGAGATGAGGAATTATCCTGGAAGGGAATGAATTTAACTTTGAAAGGCAATCCGCTGCTGGCAAAACTATCACCGGAACAATTAGAACAGTTCCAAGTTGAGTATAGAGCAGAAATTGAGAAATTAGCGACCGATAAAGGTGTCTGGGAAGACACCACAAAATTCTTCGTTCGGGGTAGAAAATGAGCTGGTGAGTGATGAAAGGAAGACTAGGAAATCCCCTAACGCATGACTGCGGCGCTACTGCCTTTGTGCAACTGCTGACTCACCTCAAGCGCTTCCTGCCTTGCCCATTTGTCGGCGGCAATGATGTCATCGAGAGTAGGCGTTGAGCGATTTTGGGAAGAGAAGCGATCGCAAACTGATTCGATACAACGGGGAATATCTAAAAATTGAATTTTTTCTTCTAAAAATAGCGCCACTGCCTGTTCGTTCGCGGCATTCAAGACCGCAGGCATCGAACCCCCGGCACGACCCGCTGCATACGCCAATTGCATACAGGGATACTTCTCATGGTCGGGTTCCTTGAAAGTAAGATTCCCCGCTTTCACCAAATCTAGCGGTTCCCAGTCGGTATAAATTCGCTCAGGCCAGGATAACGCATAGAGTAGCGGCAAACGCATATCAGGCCAACCCAACTGAGCTAAGACTGACGTATCTTGCAACTCAATCAGGGAGTGTATAATGCTTTGAGGGTGGATGACAATCTCGATGCCATCGTAATCCATGCCAAAGAGGAAGTGCGCCTCAATCACTTCCAGCCCCTTATTCATCAACGTAGCAGAGTCAATAGTAATTTTGCGACCCATCGACCAATTGGGATGCTTCAGGGCGTCTGCAACCGTGACTGAGGCTAATTTCTCGACCGGCAAATCGCGGAAAGAACCCCCAGAAGCCGTGAGCAAAATCCGTCGCAAGCCGCCTTTGGGGACGCCTTGGAGACACTGAAAAATTGCAGAATGCTCGGAGTCCGCTGGCAACAGCTTCACGCCGTGTTTTTCTATCAGCGGCAGCACTACGGGGGCACCCGCAATCAAAGTTTCCTTATTCGCCAAAGCAATATCTTTCCCGGCTTCAATCGCGGCAATGGTCGGTAATAACCCCGCACAGCCGACAATTCCGGTGACGACCGTTTCCGCATTGC encodes:
- a CDS encoding Hsp20/alpha crystallin family protein; this encodes MALIRWQPFQEMETLRRQMDQMFDELAGSDRVASRQYSTTWKPAIELQDTEDHLILRAEIPGVEGKDIDVQITREAIAISGEHRFEKKNEEKGFFRSEFRYGSFQRVIPLPVPIQNDQAKADFQNGILTLTLPKVTEARRTVVKLNLGSTNTTPELTSQSTPEANHASVN
- a CDS encoding chlororespiratory reduction protein 7 codes for the protein MPDSLMYRQDAFVVLEPNQPEQFLTPAEMLEKLKAILATRQDNLPPDLQKFPSVEAQAQYLLETSCELDMGPGQFLQWYVVRLEK
- a CDS encoding response regulator transcription factor, whose protein sequence is MLSCQHPLLRVLVVDDHELTRFSLKLAFQSQANIELVGLASNGQEAVEMVERHHPDVIILDLQMPVLDGLSASTQIKHIDPHAQIIAYSSVEDPQIEVMSQTARIDAFCKKDTATQELIALVKQLGQRAVSH
- the dxr gene encoding 1-deoxy-D-xylulose-5-phosphate reductoisomerase; its protein translation is MKAITLLGSTGSIGTQTLDIVAQNPEKFKIVGLAAGRNVPMLAAQIRQFRPEIAAICQEDKLSELKEAIADLDPQPILLSGETGVVEVARYGNAETVVTGIVGCAGLLPTIAAIEAGKDIALANKETLIAGAPVVLPLIEKHGVKLLPADSEHSAIFQCLQGVPKGGLRRILLTASGGSFRDLPVEKLASVTVADALKHPNWSMGRKITIDSATLMNKGLEVIEAHFLFGMDYDGIEIVIHPQSIIHSLIELQDTSVLAQLGWPDMRLPLLYALSWPERIYTDWEPLDLVKAGNLTFKEPDHEKYPCMQLAYAAGRAGGSMPAVLNAANEQAVALFLEEKIQFLDIPRCIESVCDRFSSQNRSTPTLDDIIAADKWARQEALEVSQQLHKGSSAAVMR
- a CDS encoding methyltransferase domain-containing protein gives rise to the protein MNSYKQQVIEFYNSRTAYDFEEGTRHLLEANLLLEFVPIQKGDKILDVATGTGLVAIPAAQKVGSEGNVIGIDMSPGMLHQARVKVEAACLQNIELIEADAESINFDEGSFDAIFCCEAIVLFTDIAASLQKWYRFLKTGGFVAFTCPPETAYQGAIYQNICARVLGISLPHILETLGTPEKCRNLLQQAGFRDIEIKIEPSGRYRHLRDEELSWKGMNLTLKGNPLLAKLSPEQLEQFQVEYRAEIEKLATDKGVWEDTTKFFVRGRK
- a CDS encoding DUF2854 domain-containing protein, with the translated sequence MLRQTSLGTLGLSVGGVLFLAGLVAYVTDNPTLNLAGFFYGVPLLLGGLALKASELTPVPFTKPTSKDILALREQQATATQNQIRLDVTRYRYGQDAHLDSSLSSLGLSPTDEERPVLTGLHETAIAGAYALVLEFESPLIPLEVWEQKREKIEGFFGPGVRVIVTQPAEQRVDVALTATP
- the psaC gene encoding photosystem I iron-sulfur center protein PsaC produces the protein MSHTVKIYDTCIGCTQCVRACPTDVLEMVPWDGCKAQQIASSPRTEDCVGCKRCETACPTDFLSIRVYLSNAETTRSMGLAY
- a CDS encoding competence protein CoiA family protein gives rise to the protein MKSTNKIKYKYAYGAKNQVLYIGDLQRTEVIKNKAFTCISCGNTLIPKLGEIRQKHFAHKHIQNCSQETYLHRLGKLIFAQEYQSCLNKNEPFYIELRIDRRCNAYEKQLGRICQLNTINKTFDLTKRYIKLDLETKNDEFIPDILLSDISETKNLFIEIAVTHKITDKKAQSKFQIIEIAIESEDDILFIKQHIIRQSNPKIKLVNFEIKPEQGEICGRNCSESMGLFMVYKNGKSILTWGSLSKAYSILEKHKNIISYYKIISPNKVYLSSYEYKRSLVDAYNAKIAIKNCFLCRYHGDSWFYSNEEEPIFCKFLKIKCNSNHASECQYFRPDPECFPMQIFED
- a CDS encoding Hsp20/alpha crystallin family protein; translated protein: MTLIRWQPFQEMATLRRQMDRMFDELATVNRDAPITWKPAIELQDTEDSLILRAQIPGIEAKDLDIRISREAVVITGERRYEKKEQEGGYVRSEFRYGNFQRVISLPVAIENDRVQSEFKDGVLMLTLPKVKSVRDRVVKLNLADSTSAAPEVTDAPVADTKKPEATESAEPASVWD
- the glmS gene encoding glutamine--fructose-6-phosphate transaminase (isomerizing); translated protein: MCGIVGYIGTQAATEILLAGLEKLEYRGYDSAGIATVLEGDIHCVRAKGKLYNLREKLQREVNPATIGIGHTRWATHGKPEEYNAHPHTDTAKRIAVVQNGIIENYRELREELKAKGHEFRSDTDTEVIPHLIAELMAQQAQQAAATAQPFPFLEAVRQAVTKTGTDTELIPQLIAELMAQQVHNSASTPQQFPFLEAVRQAVTKAGTDTEAIPQLMAEVMTQQVHNSAVTSQHSSFLEAVRQAVNKLEGAFAIAVICADYPDELIVARQQAPLTIGFGQGEFFCASDTPALVPHTRAVLTLENGELARMTPIGVEVYNFAGDRLKKSPRTLSWNPVQVEKQGFKHFMLKEIYEQPGVVRACLEAYLNADWNADSGQSPIKLNLPASLYENLEHIQILACGTSWHAGLVGKYLLEQLAGIPTIVQYASEFRYAPAPLTANTLTIGVTQSGETADTLAALAMESQRRASQPPQFQTRLLGITNRPESTLGTMVPQIIETHAGIEIGVAATKTFVAQLMAFYCLALDLAYRRQTVSAIRLEQILIGLRQLPAQIELILESQERYIEHLTHDFAETKDFIFLGRGINFPIALEGALKLKEISYIHAEGYPAGEMKHGPIALLDAKVPVVAIAMPGTVYEKVLSNAQEAKARDSRLIGVTPMNDPEAAETFDDLLPVPAVEELLSPILTVIPLQLLAYHIAALRGLDVDQPRNLAKSVTVE